Within Desulfolithobacter dissulfuricans, the genomic segment ACGGTTCAGGATGCCATCGATTATGTCAATAAACTGAAGTAGGACGCGGGACGTATAAGGTGAAAAGACGGGTTGTTGTCACCGGGGTGGGACTGGTTACCCCGCTTGGTACCGGTACGGACAGGACATGGCAGGGGCTTCTCGAGGGCCGGAGCGGAGTGGGACCCATCACCCGATTCGATGCCTCGGACCAGGCTTCGCAGATTGCCGCCGAGGTCAAGGATTTTACCCCGGATCGGTGGTTTGAAAAGAAACAGGTCAAGAATCTGGATCTGTTTGTCCAGTATGCCGTGGCTGCCGCCGACATGGCCATGGAGGACGCCGGCCTGTCTGTGGAGGAAAACGAGGCCGAGCGTTTCGGGGTCATCACCGGGTGTGGCATGGGGGACTGCCCACCATCGAGCAGTATCACAGTGTCTATCTCAAACGCGGACCGCGCCGGATAACACCGTTTTTCATCCCCAGGGTGATTCCCAATATGCCGTCCGGTCACATCTCCATGCGGTTTGGCGCCAAGGGGCCCAACATGGCCCTTTCCACCGCCTGTGCCGCCGGAACCCACGCGGTGGGCGAGGCCTTCAGGCATATTGTCTATGGTGACTGCGACATGGCCATTACCGGCGGGGCTGAATCGGTTATCTGTCCGCTGGCCGTGGGTGGTTTTTCCTCCATGAAGGCCCTGTCCACCCGCAACGACGACCCGGAGCATGCATCCCGCCCCTTTGATCGCGACCGGGACGGTTTTATTATTGCCGAGGGTGCCGGAATGCTCGTCCTTGAGGAACTGGAGCATGCCCTGGCCCGGGGCGCGACCATCTATGCTGAAATGGCCGGGTACGGCCAGACCAGCGATGCCTACCACATCGCCGCTCCTCCAGAGGATGGTGAGGGGGCTGCCCGGTGCATGGCCATGGCCCTGCGCGATGCCGGGCTCAATCCCGAGGATGTGGACTACATCAATGCCCACGGCACCTCCACGCCGCTCAATGACCGGTGTGAGACCGCTGCCATCAAGACCGTGTTTGGCGACCATGCCCGGCAGCTGGCCATCAGCTCCACCAAGTCCATGACCGGCCATATGCTCGGTGGTGCCGGGGGCATCGAGTCTGTCTTCACCGCCCTGTCCGTCGCGCACGGTCTGGTACCACCCACGGCCAACCTGGAACATCCCGATCCGGCCTGTGATCTCGATTATGTTCCCGGTTCAGCCAGAGAGATGAAAATCCGGGCCGCCATGTCCAATTCCTTTGGTTTTGGTGGTACCAATGCTGTCATTGTCATGAAACGCTTTGACGGTTGAGAGAGGGGGAGGAAACGGTGAAAATAGCGATCGGCAGTGATCACGGCGGATTTGATTTCAAACAGCTCATCATCGACCGGTTGGAAAAGCTCGGTCAGGACGTGGTGGACGTGGGCTGTTATTCCAGGGAATCGGTGGATTATCCGGAATTTGCCGACGCCGTGTGTGCCAAGGTTCGCAGTGGCGAATGTGAACGCGGCATCCTGATCTGCGGTACCGGCATCGGTATGTCTATTGCCGCCAACAGACACCGGGATATCAGGGCGGCGCTCTGTCACGAGTCCTATACCGCCAGGATGAGCCGGGAACACAACAACGCCAATGTCCTCTGCCTGGGCGGAAGGGTACTGGGGGTCGAGATAGCCCTTGAGATCGTGACCACATGGGTCCAGACCGAATTCGCCGGCGGACGGCACCAGCGGCGGCTAGACATGCTTTCATGACAGCGGCCAGAGACGCAAGACAGTGAATGTATGACCGGCAGCCCTGGAGACTCGACTGCCGGTCTTTTGCTTTTAAGGAACAGATGATCGATCTGCGGCTCAGGTGAGCGTGGATCGGGCTTAAGGGGAGACACGGACTGGCAGCGGAGAAGAAGACCAGTCCTGTCCAAGCAGGATAAGGAAAGATATCATGGCAGACCTGGAACACGTTGATCCTGATGTATACCGATTTATCCAGTATGAGCTGGAACGCCAGACCAATCAGCTGGAACTGATTGCCTCGGAAAATATTGTCTCCCAGGCTGTGCTTGAGGCCCAGGGATCGATTTTCACCAACAAGTACGCCGAGGGCTACCCCAACCGGCGTTACTATGGAGGCTGCGATTATGCCGACGAGGTGGAATCCATCGCGGTCCGTCGGGCAAAGGAGATCTTTGACGCGGAATACGCCAATGTCCAGCCCCATTCCGGCAGCCAGGCCAACATGGCGGTCTACTTTGCCACTCTGAAGCCCGGGGATAAGGTCCTGGGCATGGACCTGGCCCATGGCGGCCATCTCACCCACGGGGCCTCGGTCAGTTTTTCCGGCCAGCTGTTCAACTTCATTTCCTACGGGGTTGACCGGGAAACCGAGACCATCAATATGGAAGAGGTGGAGCGTATCGCCTTTGAAAACCGGCCCAAAATGATCGTCGCCGGGGCCTCGGCCTATCCCAGGGTGATCGATTTCGAGGGCTTTCGGCGGATCGCCGATCAGATCGGGCCCTCTTCATGGTGGATATGGCGCACATCGCCGGCCTGGTCGCCGCAGGGGTCCACCCTTCACCGGTTCCCTATGCCGACTTTGTCACCTCCACCACTCACAAAACCCTGCGCGGGCCGCGCGGCGGACTCATCCTGGCCCGGGAGAAATATGCCAAGAGTCTGGACAGCAAGATTTTTCCCGGTATCCAGGGCGGTCCCCTGGTCCACGTGATCGCTGCCAAGGCCGTGGCCTTCAAGGAGGCCATGCATCAGTCCTTCAGGGAATACCAGCAGCAGGTGGTGGTCAATGCCAGGGTCCTGGCCGACCGGCTGAAGGAGCATGGATTCCGCATCGTTTCCGGGGGCACGGATAACCACCTCCTGCTGGTGGATCTGCAGAACAAGAATATCACCGGCAAGGAAGCGGAGGAACTGCTTGAGGATGCCGGACTGACCGTCAACAAGAACGCCATTCCCTTTGACACCCAGTCCCGTTTCGTCACCGGTGGCATCCGTATCGGGACGCCGGCCGTGACCACCCGGGGGCTGAAGGAAAAGGAGATGGTACGGATTGCTGACTGGATCAACCGGGTCATCACCTCTCGTGATGTGGCTGAGCTGGCCAGGATCCGCCAGGAGGTCCGGGCACTCTGCGATCAGCTGCCCCTCTATCCCGAGATTGACCGGGTTGAAGTGTAGGCTGTCCTCCATTACGCTGATCCGGATCGGGAGCGGCAGGAACGGTAAGCTACTCAGGTGCAATACCCATGAAATGTCCATACTGCGGTCATCTTGATAACCGGGTTATCGATTCGCGACTGAACAAGGATAAGACCATCACCCGGCGCCGCCGGGCCTGTGCCGCCTGCAAGCAGCGTTTCACCACCTATGAACGTATCGAGGTCATGCTGCCCATGCTGGTGAAAAAAGACGGGCGCCGCGAGCCCTGGGACCGGGGAAAGATCGTTACCGGTCTGGAGAAGGCCTGTGAAAAGAGGCCGGTGAGTATGGCGGATATCGACCGGTTCGTGGATGCCATCGAAGGCAAGCTCCAGGATGTGGGCGGCAAGGAGATCCCCACCACCACCATCGGCGAATGGGTCATGGAGGCCCTGCCGGAACTGGACGAAGTGGCCTATGTCCGCTTTGCCTCGGTTTACCGTCAGTTCAAGGACGTGAACGAATTCATGGATGAGCTCAAACATTTTCTCGGCGATCGAACCACCGGTGACGGAGAGGTGTCTGCTGGCAAGTGAGTATACAGGAAGACGAAATCTTCATGCAGATGGCCCTGGCCGAGGCGGTCCGGGGCTGGGCAGAACGTCTCCCAATCCCTGTGTCGGGGCCGTGGTGGTGCGCGATGGCGAAGTGGTCGGCCGTGGTTATCACCGCAAAGCCGGCACACCCCACGCCGAGGTGCATGCCCTGACAGATGCCGGCGAGCGGAGCCGCGGGGCCACCATCTATGTTACCCTGGAGCCGTGTAACCACACCGGACGCACTCCGCCCTGCAGCCGGGCCATTCTCGAGGCGGGAATCCGCCGGGTGGTGATCGGCATGCTCGATCCCCATGGCCTTGCCGGTGGCGGGGCTGCTTTTCTGGCCTCCCGGGGGCTTGAGGTGACTACCGGTATCCTGGAGAAGCGCTGCCGGGAGATCAACTATCCCTTTATCAAGCACGTGACTACCGGTCTGCCCTGGGTGGTCATGAAGGCAGCCATGAGCCTGGATGGGCGGATAAGCTATCTTCCCGGCGGGGGTGGACGTATCACCGGGCCCGAGGCCGGTCACTCTGTCCACCGGCTGCGCGACCGGTTCGATGCCATTTTGATCGGCGCCGCCACCGCCCGGATCGATAATCCCTCCCTGACCACCCGGCTGGAGGGGGCCAAGGGGCGGGATCCCCTCCGGGTGATTCTGGATTCCAACCTGTCACTCTCCCCGGAGGCTCATCTTTTCAACCTCGACTCCCCGGCTCAGACCTGGATTTTCTGTCGCGCCGAGGCCCCGGCGGAAAAAGAACAGCGGCTCGCCGAGGCAGGGGCGGTTGTCCACCGGGTGGCCAGCGATGGTGAGGGCCGCCTGGTACCGGAGGAGGTCCTCAAGGTTCTGGGTCGCAGTGATATCACCTCGGTACTGGTGGAAGGCGGCAGCCGGATCCACGGCTCGTTTCTGGGCCACTCCCTGGTGGACCAGGTCTATCTTTTCATGGCGCCCTTTTTCATCGGCGACCAGGGAACCCCGCTCCTGCAGGGCTACAGTTTTCCCGCCACCGGTGAACCTCTGCGTCTGCGTGACATGACAGTGGAAAGGGTCGGGGAGGATGTGCTGATCCAGGGGCTGCTCACCACCGTTTGATCATCTGCAAAAAAACAAAAAACTATGTGATTACCACCAATCTTTGGCATTGAAACCGGTGTCGGGCCTCGCTTGTTTCACGGGACGCCATAAACCCGTCCCTGGGGGCTTGACTGTGGCCATCCAGGCCACAGACACCCGTGCAACAAGCAAGCCCCGACACCTTCATCCATCGAAGGCTGAATTTCAGTGGTAATCAGAAAAAACAAAAAAACTACTCTTTCGCCCTGTCTTTCCTCAAAGCCTGCGTCCGGTTCTCACCCTGCCTGGTCTTCAGCCATTATTTTTCCGATTTTCTTCCAGAAGGTTTCCGCTCCCTGCCTGGTAGTAAAGGCAAACCGCAGCCAGGTGGTTTCATCTTCAAAGGATGTGGTGTGCTGGACCTCCACGTGGGGCGGCAGGTCAAGACGCTGGCAGAAGGATTTGAACTCACGCTGGGCCTCCACCAGGCGGGGATGGGCCTGGTTGTGGAGCCAGTCGAGCAGGGAAGAGGCCAGCTGCGGAATGTTGGCCTCCTCTCCCGGCCGTGGCCAGCGGGACAGTATGTCACCAACTGGTACCCCGTTTCTTCTGGCCAGGTCCACGGCCAGGGTGACAACCCGCTGCTGCTTGGATCCCCCGAGCCTGAGTTCGGTGATGAGTGAAACCAGCGCCATCCGTTCCTCCGGGGAGAGCTGGAGGAGCTGTCTGACGATCCTCGGGTTGACCAGATTACTGTGGAGGGCGGCCTGGATCGGTTCCTCCAGGGCCAGGCACTGGAGGAGTTCATCGAGGACATGGGGCCTGGGCTTAAGGCCCAGGAGAGGTAGCAGGGTGACGGCCTCCTCCGGCGCCATCTGGTCCAGGAGTTTGTGGAAGAAGATCGCCTGTTCGACCAGGGACAGCGAACTGCCGATCAGGGCGTGGCGCAGGAGGGTGGCAAATATCTGCAGCGGTTCCAGGGCGGGAGAAAGGACAAACCCGTAAAGATTCTTCGGAGCCGGCCCGGTCTGTAGCAGGGCCAGGATCCGTTTCCGCCCCGAAACAATACGGTACCCTCCCGCTTCCTTTTCCTGGAGCAGCGGAGGCTGAAGCAGTCCGAACCGGGCAATATCCAGGCACAGCTCCCTGTCCGGATCTCTGAAGTCGGGTAGATTGAGGTTGTAGTGCAGATCGTCGGGATCAATGGTCGCCAGGGCGATGTGTCTCAGTTGGGGCCAGGCATGCATGATGGTCACTTTCTACCGGTACTTTTCAAAGATGTGTGGGCCGACAAAAGAAAGGCGGGCACCATGACTGGTGCCCGCCCTGTATTCAGGAACCGGTCAGGCTCTACTGGTTGTTGATCTTGGCCCGGAGAATGCCCGAGGGTTTGAAAGTCACCACCCGTCTTGCTTCCAGGGTCAACTCATCACCGGTCTGTGGATTTCTGCCGCGCCGGGCTTTCTTGTCTTTGACGTTGAACTTGCCAAATCCGCTCAGCAGAAGATCCTCACCGTTGATCAGAGCGTTCTTGGATATGGCAAGGAAGGTTTCCACGGATGCCGTGGCCTGGGCCTTGGTCAGGGTCGGATGATTTTTGTATACCTGCTGGACAAGATCTGCTTTGGTCAGAGTCATCGTTTAAGCCTCCAGGATGTCGCTTTTGTCTGATGGTGTCCTGTTCCGTGCCTGGTAGAGCTGCAATCGCCGTTGTCCGTAACTTCAGGCGGCGAGGAAGGAAAAGGCGGTGGTGCCGGCGTAACGTGCCGCCACGCCCAGCTCTTCCTCGATTCGCAGCAGCTGATTGTACTTTGCCACCCGGTCGGTGCGTGATGGGGCACCGGTCTTGATCTGCCCCGTGTTGAGCGCCACGGCCAGGTCGGCAATGGTGGTATCCTCGGTCTCACCGGAGCGATGGGAGATAACCGAGGTATAGCCGGCCCGGTGGGCCATCTCCACCGCATCGATGGTTTCAGTGACCGAGCCTATCTGGTTGAGTTTGATGAGGATGGAGTTGGCGATTTTTTTCCGGATGCCCTTCTGTAAAATGGCGGTGTTGGTCACGAAGATGTCATCACCCACCAGCTGGATCCTGTCCCCCAGGGCCTCGGTCAGCTTCTTCCAGCCTTTCCAGTCCGCTTCGTCCAGCCCGTCCTCGATGGAGATGAGCGGATACTGTTTTACCCAGGAGCGGTAGAACTCGATCATGTCTTCGGTGGTCTTTTTGGGTTTTTTCTCCGCACTGAGGATGTATTTTTTGTCTTTGGCGGAATAGAATTCGCTGGCAGCGGCATCGATACCGATGAAAATATCCCGGCCCGGTTTGTATCCGGCCAGGGTGATCCCTTCCAGAATGGCCTCCATGGCCTCCTCGTTGGAGCGCAGGTTGGGGGCAAATCCGCCTTCATCGCCCACCGCAGTCTGCAGACCGCGTTTTTTCAGGACAGCCTTGAGGGCGTGGAAGGTTTCCGTACCCATGCGCAGGGCCTCGGCAAAGGTGGGGGCCCCGGCCGGCAAGATCATGAATTCCTGGATATCCACATTGTTATCGGCATGGGCACCACCGTTTAGGATATTCATCATCGGAACCGGCAGCACCTTGGCGTTGACGCCGCCCAGATAGCTGTACAGGGGCAGGTCCAGCTCCATAGCCGTGGCCCTGGCCACCGCCATGGATACCCCCAGAATTGCGTTGGCGCCCAGCTTTTTCTTGTTGGCGGTGTTGTCCAGATCGAGCATAGTCTGGTCAATGAGGATCTGCATCGAGGATTCGAAGCCCAGCAGCTTGGGAGCAATGATCTCGTTGACATTCTCCACCGCCTGGCGTACTCCTTTGCCGTTGTACCGTTTTTTGCGCAGGTCCCGAAGCTCCAGGGCCTCTCTCTTGCCGGTGGAGGCTCCGGATGGCACAGCGGCCCGGCCCATGGCGCCGGTATCCAGATAAACCTCCACCTCAACGGTGGGGTTGCCGCGGGAATCCAGTATTTCTCTGGCAAGGATGTCAATAATTTCGCCCATGATGTTCTCCTGATCCGGCCTGGCCGGGATGTGAATTGAGGTGTTGCGGTCCTGTTTTTTGTTTTATCCAACCACACTGGCCATCTTGAAGATGGGCAGGTACATGGCTATGACCAGACCGCCGATCATACCGCCAAGAAAGACCATCATAAACGGTTCAATCATGGCTGTCAGATTTTCCACGGCCTGGTCCACTTCTTCGTCGTAGAAAACCGCTATTTTTTCCAGCATGGCGTCCAGGGCGCCAACAGATTCGCCGACATTGATCATTTGTACCACCATATTGGGAAAAACGCCAGTTTCTTCAAGTGGTTCTGCAATTGGTCGTCCCTCGGCGATGGCATCAATGGTCCGAAATACGGCCCGTTCCACGACTTTGTTGCCAGCGGTTCTGGCCACCACCTGCAGGGCATCGAGGATGGGAACGCCGCTCTGGAGCATGGTGGACAGCGTCCGGGTAAATTTGGCCACCGCGGTTTTACGGATGAGCGGGCCGATAATCGGGGCGCGGAGAGCCATTGCATCGATCTTCAGGCGGCCTTTTTCCGTGGCATAGATTTTTTTGACAATAAAGGAAACTGCGATCATGCCTATGATCAGGTAATGGATATTACCCTTGGCAAAATTACTCAGGTTGACCACCATCTGGGTCGGCGCCGGGAGGGCGGAGCCGAAGTCCTGGAACATCTTTTCAAAAACCGGCACCACAAAGACCAGGATGACGATGAGGATGATGATGGAGATGCCCAGACAGATGGCGGGGTAGGTCATGGCACCCTTGATCTTCTTCTGCAGGGCCATGGATTTTTCCTTGAACGAGGCCAGCCGGGACAGGATGGTGTCGAGGATACCGCCGAGTTCACCGGCCTCGATCATGTTGGTGTACAGGTTGTCAAACACCTTGGGGTGTTTGCGCATGGCGTCGGCCAGGGTGGTTCCTGTCTCGACGTCCTGCTGGATGCCGGCCAGTACCTTGCGAAAGGTCGGGTTGCTCTGCTGCCTGGCCAGGATCTGCAGACACTGGACCAGGGGCAGACCGGCATCGATCATGGTGGAGAGCTGCCTGGTGAAGATGACCACGTCCTTGCCGGTGACCTTGGGCTGGAACAGGGGGATATTTTCAAAGATATCCTTTGGTTTTTCCTTGATCTTGAGGTTCTGGATCCGCAACCGCTTGAGCTGGGCCCGCGCGGTGGCTTCGTCCGGGGCCTCTATTTCGCCCTTTCGTTTCTCACCGTAACTGTTCTTTCCCTTCCAGACGTAGACAGGCATAAACTGCTCCAGAAAGTTTCCGCCCGGGAGTTCTGTGCGGCGAAAACCGATATATTTTGTTGACAGAAGAGGGAAATAGCTTTATAGAATGTTCCTTCATTCCGGTGGGCAAATTCCACAGTATATGATATTGTATGGAAGAAATTTTTCTGATTCAAGAAAAAGGTAATATTTTTTCAGGAGGTTGGCGATATGCAGGCCAGTGAGGCAATAAGATATAGCGAGGGACCGTTTCAGCCGGTCATTGATAAATGTGAAGGTTGTGAGCGTGTTGTTGAGGAAAACGACACAAAATACTGCAGGGTCTATATCAAGCCGGAGGCCAAGTGGCGGCTGGGGATCTGCAATTTCGCCACCCACGCCAAACCGGAGATTAAGGTGGTCAAGGTTCGGATCAATCCGCTCAAGGCGTCCAAGCGCGCATCCCGACGCCGGTAAGACAGTCTCTGTACTGCTTTATCTCCTCCATCCTTCCACCGGGAAGTTCGGAGTAGATCAGTATCCGCCAAGGGTCCCTGCTGGAGAACCGGCAGGGACCCTGTCTTTTTCCCGGTTCCGCGGGATTATTTTTGTATCATTATTTTCTTCCCACCCCCGTATACCGGAATCCCAGGCTGTGCATCTGTTCCGGCTCGTAGACGTTTCTCAGGTCGATGAATACCGGGGAACGCAACAGCTCACGTATCCTTTCCAGATCCAGGGCCCGGTACTGGTTCCACTCGGTCATCAGGACTACTCCGTCCGCATCCTCGCAGGCCTCGTAGGCATTGGCCACGTACTCGATCTCTGGTGGTAGATATTTCTTCGCCTCCTCGATTCCCTTGGGGTCATGGGCTTTTATCCGCGCTCCTTTTTCCAGCAGAGCCGGGAGGATGGTCGCAGCCGGGGCCTCGCGCATGTCATCGGTCTCAGGCTTGAATGTCAGTCCCAGGACCGCCAGGGTCTTGCCGGCCTCGGAGCCGCCGAGCATGTCCCTGATCTTTTTGACCATCCGGGCCTTCTGGGCGGCGTTGACCTCCACCGCTGCCTCGACGATCCGCACGCTTTCACCGCATTCCTGGGCAATACGCATCAGGGCCAGGGTGTCCTTGGGAAAGCACGACCCGCCGTAGCCAGGGCCGGGATGGAGGAATTTGTTGCCGATCCGTCCGTCCATGCCGATACCCTTGGCCAGCGCTGCCACGTCGGCCCCCACTGCCTCGCAGACCGTGGCCATCTCGTTGATGAAGCTGATCTTGATCGCCAGAAAGGCGTTGGCCGCATACTTGGTCAACTCCGCGGTTTCTATGTCCGTACAGACAATGGGGGTCTCCCGGAGGTAGAGGGGTTTGTAGATGTCCCGCAGCACCTGCTCGGCCTTTCGGTTCTCCACCCCGATGACCACCCGGTCCGGGCGCATGAAGTCGTTGATCGCCGCCCCCTCCCGGAGAAATTCCGGATTGGAGGCCACGTCAAAGGAGGCCACGGGGTTTTCTTCACCGATGATGCGGCTGACCTGACGGGCCGTCCCCACCGGGACCGTGGATTTGTCAACGATCACCGTGTATCCCTGCAGGTGGGCGGCCAGTTCTCGGGCCGCCGAATAGATATAGGTCAGATCGGCATAGCCGTCACCCCGCCGGGAGGAGGGGGTGCCAACGGCAATGAAGATGGCCTCGGCCTCCGGCACGGCCTCGGCAAGATCGGTGGTGAAGTGGAGTCTTCCCTCGCCGACGTTTTTAGCTACTAGTGTGTCGAGACCTGGTTCGTAGATCGGGATCTGGCCATTCTTGAGACTGGCGATCTTTTCCTCGATCTTGTCCACGCAGGTGACATTGTGGCCGAACTCGGCAAAACAGGTTCCGGTGACAAGACCGACATATCCGGTTCCGATCATGGTGATGTTCATGTTCTCTTCCTTTTCTTCTGGTTAGCTTAAGGCCACCTTGAAAAATTGTATTTCGGAGTCTCGCAGGCTCGCTTACCTCGTCCGATCTCTGCGTCCCAGCAGATAAGCGAAGACTTCGAAATGAAAAATGCTCACATATGCTTAATATGCTGCGCTTTTCGCTGAACAGTCAAGCTGTCCGGCTAATTTTACTGTTCCTTGATCGTGAACGAACATCCTAATTTTTCAAGGCACCCTTTTGGGATGGGGAAAGTGTTCCCGGGCATTAGACGATGCCGGAGCCTGGTCAGGGTCGGGGCCCGAAGATCGCCGTTCCCACCCGGACCAGGGTGGCGCCTTCTTCGATGGCCACGGGAAAATCCCGGGACATACCCATGGAGAGCTCCACCCGGCTGTTGTCGGCAAAGAGATCCTTGTCCCTGAGTTCCCGGGCAAGCTGGCATAGAGACCTGAAAAAAGGTCTGCTTTCCTCGGGATCAGTGGTGTAGGGCGGCATGGTCATCAGGCCGCGCAACCGCAGAGACGGCAGGGTGGCGACATCCCTGGCCAACTCTTCGAGGTTTTCGGGCAGTACGCCGGCCTTCTGTGGTTCCCGGCCCACGTTGACCTGGAGCAGGATGTCCAGGCTGCGGCCCAAGGCTTTGGCATGTCGGTCCAGGGCGCGGGCGATTTTCAGCCGGTCCACGGTTTCCACCATGGTAAAGAGCTCGGCCGCCTGCCTGGCCTTGTTGCTCTGGAGGTGGCCGATGAAGTGGAAACGGCCCCTGTCGCCCAGCTGTTCTATCTTCTCCCTGGCCTCCTGCAGGTAATTTTCACCAAAGAGCTCCTGGCCACAGTCCAGGGCTTCAAGTATCCGCTCCAGTCCCTGGCGCTTGGAAACCGCTACCAGGCGCACGGACTGTGGGTCCCGGCCGGCGCGGACAGCAGCCTCTTCAATCTGCCTGTATATGGTTTTCAGGTTGTCGCAAATCATGTTTCCCCTCCCGGCAGCGGCAGGTTAAAAAGGTTCCTGGTGTTGGCGCTGGTCTGCCTGGCGATCTCCTCCAGACTGGTGTCCCGCAGTCTGGCCACCTGCATGGCCGTGTATACAAGCCAACCAGGCTGGTTGCGCTTGCCGCGAAAGGGCATGGGGGCGAGAAAGGGGCCGTCGGTTTCCAGGATGATCCGTTTCAGATCGGCCCGGGCGGCCACTTCCTGCAGGGCACGGGCGTTCTTGAAAGTGACGATGCCCGGGATGGAGATGTAAAAGCCAAGTTCCATAACCTGGCGGGCCAGGGCCAGGTCGCCGGAAAAACAATGCATAACCCCGCCGGCAGGGAAGGGTGCGGCCTGGCGCAACAAGTGCATGGTATCATCGTGGGCATCCCGGTCATGGATGATCACCGGCAATCGCAGGTTTTTGGCCATGTCCAGCTGATAGCGGAACTCGCGAAGCTGGACATCCCGGGGGGCATAGTTCCTGGCGTAGTCGAGGCCGATTTCACCGTAACCCACGACCCGGTCGTCCCCGGCCAGCTCTTCCATGCGGTGATACCCTTCGGGGCTGGCCGTGGCCGCCCCATGGGGATGGAGACCCACGGTGGCGAACAGGGAGTCATACCGTTTTGCCAGAGCCACGGCCGCGGCCGAACTCTCATAGTCGATGCCTATGGTGATTATCTGGCGGACGCCGGCCTGCAGGGCCTGGTCAAGAACCTGGTCCAGGTCGTCGCTGTAGGGCGCCATGTCCAGGTGGCAGTGGGAGTCAATGAGGTAGGTCTCTTCATCCTGATCAAGTTCGGGCGGTTGCTGGGATTTCTGCATGGGCGGAGTTTTTGGGATATCGCTGACCGGGTAATGAATGTTGACAATAATTTCTTTATTTTTTACAACATGATGCTACTGTTGAGCAAGGAAAGACTCATCAAGAAGTTAGAATTTCACCAGCCGGAGTCGTGACATATGGATGGTACAAACATGGAAAACCCTGTGCAGGAAGCCATTTACCGCCGCCGCTCTATCCGGGAGTTCACTGATCAACCAGTGGTCATGGATTTGCTGCGCCGGATTGTCACCGCCGGTATCTGGGCCCCTTCCGGACTCAACAACCAGCCCTGGCGTTTTGTTCTGGTCTGTGATGAGGATGTGCGCCACCGTCTTGCCGCTCTCACCCATTACGCACACATCGTCAAGGCTGCTCCGGCCCTGATCGCCGTGTACCTTGACACAGAAGCCATGTATGATCCGGTCAAGGATCATCAGG encodes:
- a CDS encoding UDP-glucose dehydrogenase family protein codes for the protein MNITMIGTGYVGLVTGTCFAEFGHNVTCVDKIEEKIASLKNGQIPIYEPGLDTLVAKNVGEGRLHFTTDLAEAVPEAEAIFIAVGTPSSRRGDGYADLTYIYSAARELAAHLQGYTVIVDKSTVPVGTARQVSRIIGEENPVASFDVASNPEFLREGAAINDFMRPDRVVIGVENRKAEQVLRDIYKPLYLRETPIVCTDIETAELTKYAANAFLAIKISFINEMATVCEAVGADVAALAKGIGMDGRIGNKFLHPGPGYGGSCFPKDTLALMRIAQECGESVRIVEAAVEVNAAQKARMVKKIRDMLGGSEAGKTLAVLGLTFKPETDDMREAPAATILPALLEKGARIKAHDPKGIEEAKKYLPPEIEYVANAYEACEDADGVVLMTEWNQYRALDLERIRELLRSPVFIDLRNVYEPEQMHSLGFRYTGVGRK
- a CDS encoding YggS family pyridoxal phosphate-dependent enzyme, encoding MICDNLKTIYRQIEEAAVRAGRDPQSVRLVAVSKRQGLERILEALDCGQELFGENYLQEAREKIEQLGDRGRFHFIGHLQSNKARQAAELFTMVETVDRLKIARALDRHAKALGRSLDILLQVNVGREPQKAGVLPENLEELARDVATLPSLRLRGLMTMPPYTTDPEESRPFFRSLCQLARELRDKDLFADNSRVELSMGMSRDFPVAIEEGATLVRVGTAIFGPRP
- a CDS encoding TatD family hydrolase, with the protein product MQKSQQPPELDQDEETYLIDSHCHLDMAPYSDDLDQVLDQALQAGVRQIITIGIDYESSAAAVALAKRYDSLFATVGLHPHGAATASPEGYHRMEELAGDDRVVGYGEIGLDYARNYAPRDVQLREFRYQLDMAKNLRLPVIIHDRDAHDDTMHLLRQAAPFPAGGVMHCFSGDLALARQVMELGFYISIPGIVTFKNARALQEVAARADLKRIILETDGPFLAPMPFRGKRNQPGWLVYTAMQVARLRDTSLEEIARQTSANTRNLFNLPLPGGET
- a CDS encoding nitroreductase family protein, with product MDGTNMENPVQEAIYRRRSIREFTDQPVVMDLLRRIVTAGIWAPSGLNNQPWRFVLVCDEDVRHRLAALTHYAHIVKAAPALIAVYLDTEAMYDPVKDHQAAGACIQNMLLAAEELGLGAVWLGQILKNKDQVNQVLELDDRYDLMAVIALGYPSHRNQQSRRKPLEDFILKEIGGTQ